The proteins below are encoded in one region of Peribacillus muralis:
- the treP gene encoding PTS system trehalose-specific EIIBC component: MGKYTEPAGDLLQYVGGKENIATVTHCATRMRFVLKDTAKADVTNIESIKLVKGTFTQAGQFQVIIGNEVSSFYNEFVSLAGLQEASKEDVKEAAKQNMSWLQRLVAHLADIFTPLIPAIVVGGLILGFRNIIGDIKMFDDGTKTLVEISQFWSGVHAFLWLIGEAIFHFLPVGITWSISKKMGTTQILGIVLGLTLVSPQLLNAYAVAETKASDIPFWDFGFAQVDMIGYQAQVIPAILAGFVLAYLERFLRDRVHNSISMIVVPFFALIPTVIIAHTILGPIGWKIGTVISTVVYSGLTSSLGWLFAAVFGFAYAPLVITGLHHMTNAIDLQLMSEIHGTNLWPMIALSNIAQGTAVLAMIYINRKDEEERQVSIPATISCYLGVTEPAMFGINLKYGFPFLAGMIGSMFAGIVSVGSGVMANSIGVGGIPGILSIQPKHMGMFAVAMLVAFIVPFVLTIVFSKRPQMNLKTRTKPTKLNA; the protein is encoded by the coding sequence ATGGGTAAATACACAGAACCAGCAGGGGATTTGCTCCAATATGTCGGAGGGAAAGAGAATATCGCCACGGTTACGCATTGTGCGACAAGAATGCGATTCGTACTGAAAGATACAGCAAAGGCGGATGTAACGAATATTGAATCGATTAAACTAGTAAAAGGAACCTTTACACAAGCCGGCCAGTTCCAGGTCATCATCGGCAATGAAGTATCATCCTTTTATAATGAATTCGTTTCGTTAGCTGGCCTGCAGGAAGCATCAAAAGAAGATGTGAAAGAAGCAGCTAAACAGAATATGAGCTGGCTGCAGCGCTTGGTTGCCCATCTTGCGGATATTTTCACACCGCTGATTCCAGCCATAGTCGTCGGGGGACTCATTCTTGGTTTCCGCAATATCATCGGCGATATTAAAATGTTCGATGATGGCACGAAAACGCTTGTGGAGATTTCCCAATTTTGGTCAGGGGTCCATGCATTCCTTTGGCTGATTGGCGAAGCTATTTTTCATTTTCTGCCGGTTGGGATTACGTGGTCCATTTCGAAGAAAATGGGCACCACGCAAATTCTCGGCATCGTCCTTGGTTTGACGCTCGTTTCTCCACAGCTTCTTAATGCATATGCCGTGGCTGAGACAAAGGCAAGTGACATCCCGTTTTGGGATTTTGGTTTCGCCCAAGTCGATATGATCGGCTATCAAGCCCAGGTCATTCCGGCAATACTGGCAGGCTTCGTTTTAGCTTATTTAGAACGGTTCCTGAGAGATCGAGTGCATAACTCCATTTCCATGATCGTCGTTCCATTTTTTGCTTTAATTCCAACCGTTATCATTGCACATACCATTTTAGGGCCAATAGGCTGGAAAATCGGCACAGTCATTTCTACGGTTGTTTACTCTGGTCTGACTTCATCTTTAGGCTGGCTATTCGCTGCCGTTTTCGGCTTTGCTTATGCACCGCTAGTCATCACAGGTTTGCATCACATGACAAATGCCATCGATCTTCAGCTTATGAGTGAAATACATGGAACGAACCTCTGGCCGATGATCGCTTTATCGAACATTGCCCAAGGTACGGCTGTACTTGCGATGATTTACATCAACAGGAAAGACGAGGAGGAGAGACAAGTGTCGATCCCAGCCACGATTTCATGCTATCTCGGTGTAACCGAGCCAGCCATGTTCGGCATTAACTTGAAATATGGCTTTCCGTTCCTGGCCGGTATGATCGGTTCGATGTTTGCAGGCATCGTATCCGTAGGATCTGGTGTGATGGCCAACTCCATCGGTGTTGGTGGGATACCCGGTATCCTTTCCATCCAGCCAAAGCATATGGGAATGTTTGCAGTGGCGATGCTGGTTGCCTTCATCGTGCCGTTCGTTTTGACCATCGTCTTTTCCAAGCGGCCTCAAATGAATTTGAAAACGAGAACGAAACCAACGAAATTAAATGCGTAA
- a CDS encoding MFS transporter → MEQSVNQNMERPVETSEKLKLKEKIAYGMGDVGNNFLFDLGQIYLLKFYTDALGLPSATAGLIFLITKIWDAFADITVGTWVDNRKKIGPKGKFRPFILYTAVPLALITIVSFTNPNFSLTGKMIWAYATYMAFGTIYSISNIPYGSMVPAMTKDPVERAELAAFRQAGSNMGLLITTVGFMPIVLLFNSESTGYIVAVSVFAFLGILFQLYCYKNVKERYVYEKPKENKVKLSESYKGLLKNTPLLILCLVNLFTFSAFNVKLAVQVYYCQYVLKNVSIVPYMGFFSIGCVFIGVALVPFMVKKIGKKYTYILGCAIWAVGDLLAYIFADNAIIFIILACFAFFGSAFVNSLNWAFVSDAVEYGEWKTGNRSEGVVYSFFTFCRKLSQALAGFIPGIVLGLVGYVPNAVQSASVVEGIRGLMFIYPSTLAMATIIVMAFFYKLSDDKYNTIVKDLNDRKSGIPM, encoded by the coding sequence ATGGAACAATCAGTCAATCAAAACATGGAACGCCCGGTTGAAACTTCTGAGAAATTAAAGCTTAAGGAAAAAATCGCCTACGGAATGGGGGATGTTGGAAATAACTTTTTATTTGACTTAGGTCAAATCTATTTGCTTAAGTTTTATACGGATGCTCTTGGATTGCCGTCAGCAACTGCAGGGTTGATCTTTTTGATTACGAAGATATGGGACGCTTTTGCCGACATTACTGTAGGCACCTGGGTGGATAATCGAAAAAAGATTGGACCTAAAGGAAAGTTCAGGCCCTTTATCCTTTATACGGCAGTGCCGTTAGCTCTTATTACAATCGTTAGCTTTACCAATCCGAATTTTTCACTCACCGGGAAAATGATTTGGGCTTATGCAACCTATATGGCATTTGGGACTATTTATAGCATTTCAAATATTCCTTATGGCTCAATGGTTCCCGCCATGACCAAAGATCCTGTGGAAAGAGCTGAACTAGCTGCTTTTAGGCAAGCAGGATCAAATATGGGCCTACTTATAACTACAGTCGGGTTCATGCCTATCGTGTTGTTATTTAATAGTGAATCCACTGGATACATAGTGGCTGTATCTGTTTTTGCTTTTTTAGGGATATTATTCCAACTATATTGTTATAAGAATGTTAAAGAAAGATATGTATATGAAAAACCAAAAGAAAACAAGGTAAAACTAAGTGAGAGTTATAAAGGGTTGCTAAAAAACACCCCTCTTTTGATACTTTGTTTAGTTAATTTATTTACTTTTTCAGCGTTCAATGTAAAGCTCGCAGTCCAAGTTTATTATTGCCAATATGTTTTGAAAAATGTTTCAATCGTTCCTTACATGGGTTTTTTCAGCATTGGCTGTGTATTTATTGGTGTAGCACTAGTTCCGTTCATGGTCAAAAAAATCGGAAAGAAATACACGTATATACTTGGTTGCGCAATTTGGGCAGTTGGCGATTTATTAGCATATATTTTTGCGGATAACGCCATAATATTTATCATTTTAGCTTGTTTTGCCTTCTTTGGAAGCGCATTCGTCAATAGCTTGAACTGGGCTTTCGTTTCTGATGCCGTTGAATACGGGGAATGGAAAACAGGCAATAGATCCGAAGGTGTTGTTTATTCATTCTTCACTTTCTGTCGCAAGCTATCTCAGGCTCTCGCTGGATTCATTCCGGGAATTGTTTTAGGTCTGGTTGGCTATGTTCCCAATGCCGTGCAAAGTGCTAGTGTAGTAGAAGGGATTAGAGGACTCATGTTCATATATCCAAGTACTTTAGCCATGGCTACGATTATTGTAATGGCATTCTTTTATAAGCTATCAGATGATAAATACAATACTATCGTAAAAGATCTTAATGACCGTAAATCAGGTATACCTATGTAA
- a CDS encoding DUF4867 family protein has translation MSKYEKLRDLNKHISFFHIDDRTFTPYGNIISGYDFQELQTYMEEMEIPQDQNIYIPSVAEMENTTVKERIQTAFYGEMPVQIGYCNGPNSTLNGLEYHKGSEINIAMTDFVLLLGKVQDIHDNSYDSTNIEAFFIPKGTAIELYSTTLHFAPCKVNDEGFKTIVILPAGTNEPLKQDMEKRTQEDKLLFMKNKWLLAHPKRKQLVNKGACAGIRGDNISIFHEKKPQRSNN, from the coding sequence TTGTCAAAATACGAAAAATTAAGAGATTTAAATAAACATATTTCTTTTTTTCATATTGATGATCGTACGTTTACACCATACGGTAACATAATCAGCGGATATGATTTCCAAGAACTACAAACATATATGGAAGAAATGGAGATTCCACAAGATCAAAATATCTATATTCCCTCTGTTGCGGAGATGGAAAATACGACCGTGAAAGAACGAATCCAAACGGCCTTTTATGGAGAAATGCCCGTTCAAATTGGATATTGTAATGGTCCAAACTCAACGTTGAATGGTTTAGAATATCATAAAGGCAGTGAAATCAACATTGCGATGACGGATTTTGTTCTCCTATTGGGAAAGGTACAGGACATTCACGACAATAGCTATGATTCTACCAATATAGAGGCATTTTTTATCCCAAAAGGGACGGCCATAGAATTATATAGTACAACCTTGCATTTTGCCCCGTGCAAAGTAAACGATGAGGGCTTCAAGACTATTGTGATCTTGCCAGCCGGCACAAATGAGCCATTAAAACAGGACATGGAAAAAAGGACACAAGAAGATAAACTATTATTCATGAAAAATAAATGGCTTCTTGCTCATCCGAAAAGAAAACAATTGGTAAACAAAGGAGCATGCGCAGGAATAAGGGGAGACAATATCTCGATTTTCCATGAAAAAAAGCCACAAAGATCAAATAACTAA
- a CDS encoding transaldolase family protein, with amino-acid sequence MKYFLDSAIIKEVRYAYENWAIDGVTTNPRHIMTSGKPFLAVLDELGSEFKGVENFPISVEINPHLDDAKEMVVVGTEIAKLSSNFVIKIPCTEPGLIAAREFEKEGIPTNVTLVFSPSQALQAARIKASFVSPFVGWKENSGDDTTQYIQDIANIYKTYKFETEIIVAALRNGKQIVDAAKAGAHIVTCGFDVYKESFHHAFTDYGLDKFRNAWDNTITEAPVLK; translated from the coding sequence ATGAAATATTTTTTGGACAGTGCCATTATTAAGGAAGTACGTTATGCATATGAAAATTGGGCCATTGATGGGGTGACAACCAATCCTCGTCATATCATGACTAGTGGTAAACCATTCCTTGCCGTTTTAGATGAATTGGGAAGTGAGTTTAAGGGCGTTGAGAACTTTCCTATTTCAGTCGAGATCAATCCTCATTTGGACGATGCTAAAGAAATGGTTGTGGTTGGAACGGAGATCGCAAAATTATCATCCAATTTCGTCATAAAAATCCCGTGTACGGAACCAGGGTTAATTGCGGCGAGGGAATTTGAAAAAGAAGGCATTCCTACGAATGTCACGCTAGTATTCTCGCCTTCTCAAGCCTTGCAGGCAGCCCGAATTAAGGCTAGTTTCGTATCGCCTTTCGTGGGATGGAAGGAAAACAGCGGGGATGACACAACCCAATACATCCAAGATATTGCAAATATTTATAAAACATATAAATTTGAAACCGAGATCATCGTGGCTGCTTTGCGAAATGGCAAACAAATCGTGGATGCCGCGAAAGCAGGGGCCCATATTGTGACTTGTGGATTCGATGTATACAAGGAAAGCTTCCACCATGCATTTACTGATTATGGCTTGGACAAATTCCGCAACGCTTGGGATAACACGATTACCGAAGCTCCCGTATTGAAATGA
- a CDS encoding DNA alkylation repair protein, with the protein MAEPLKDLYSAAFIRDFSEKVRNVHPSFSAQSFQDEVMNEVWDEMKLKERIRHISLTLGTHLPSDYSEALNILYRLEKDCEGFRYLFFPDFVEVHGLNKEDWALSLEALERFTVRSSAEFAVRAFILLEPMLMIAKMKEWAQNENEHVRRLASEGCRPRLPWGQSLPMFKADPKPVLELLESLKNDPSLYVRKSVANNLNDIAKDHPDAVIQIAKRWHGFGDPYTDWIIRRGCRSLVKRADPEVLAMFGYADVLNDPTMVAAAFIENEPASIKIGETSELHFGFQVEARSSVKLRIEYAIDFVKAKQKTSRKLFLLADRNFAAGERVDRVKIHNWKDLTTRRHYEGFHKISLLVNGVEVAETNLTLTWS; encoded by the coding sequence GTGGCTGAACCATTAAAGGATTTGTATAGTGCTGCTTTCATTCGTGATTTCAGTGAAAAAGTGAGGAACGTCCATCCGTCCTTTTCCGCTCAATCTTTTCAGGACGAAGTGATGAACGAGGTCTGGGATGAGATGAAATTGAAAGAGCGGATCAGGCATATTTCGCTTACATTGGGAACGCACCTCCCGAGTGATTATTCTGAGGCCTTGAACATTCTGTATCGATTGGAAAAGGATTGTGAAGGCTTCAGATATTTATTTTTCCCGGATTTTGTAGAGGTGCATGGGTTGAATAAGGAGGATTGGGCACTGTCTCTAGAAGCCTTGGAGCGTTTTACCGTAAGGTCTTCCGCTGAATTTGCCGTACGTGCGTTCATCCTGCTTGAGCCCATGTTAATGATTGCGAAGATGAAGGAATGGGCACAAAATGAGAATGAGCATGTCCGCAGGCTCGCAAGTGAAGGATGCCGGCCGAGGTTGCCTTGGGGGCAATCTTTACCGATGTTCAAGGCAGATCCGAAGCCGGTGCTGGAGCTGCTTGAAAGCCTTAAAAACGATCCCTCGCTCTATGTGCGCAAAAGTGTGGCCAATAACTTAAATGATATTGCCAAGGACCATCCGGATGCCGTCATTCAAATTGCCAAGCGCTGGCATGGGTTTGGCGATCCCTATACGGATTGGATCATCCGGCGAGGGTGCAGGTCACTCGTCAAACGGGCGGATCCCGAGGTGCTGGCGATGTTTGGGTACGCGGATGTATTGAATGACCCGACGATGGTAGCTGCAGCTTTTATTGAAAATGAGCCGGCTTCCATTAAAATCGGGGAAACGAGTGAACTTCATTTTGGCTTCCAAGTGGAAGCCCGCAGTTCAGTGAAGCTTCGGATTGAGTACGCCATCGATTTCGTGAAAGCGAAGCAAAAAACGTCTCGTAAACTGTTCCTGCTGGCAGATAGGAATTTTGCAGCTGGAGAGCGCGTTGATAGAGTGAAAATTCACAATTGGAAGGATTTAACCACACGCCGTCATTATGAAGGCTTCCACAAGATCTCGCTTCTTGTGAATGGAGTGGAAGTTGCGGAAACGAATCTCACGCTTACATGGTCATGA